In one Fibrobacterota bacterium genomic region, the following are encoded:
- a CDS encoding HD domain-containing protein: MDQSEPEHIKDRLFAFFERLKTMSSIRRFGTLPMIEVESVASHSYNVAIMALMIADYDPDLKVDREALLRKALFHDFEETILSDIPHPIKHRFKGGKLGQLLKEIVPELVEQEIFKELPPRLKDRYVKDALGAKEDLEGRIVSAADAMDILVTSLRELKLGNSYFDRIFDVGLGMLEKYSEFKFAGLFMESAKRYRARGGAHSKPTFSDEFVS, translated from the coding sequence ATGGACCAGTCCGAGCCTGAGCACATCAAGGACCGCCTGTTCGCCTTCTTCGAACGGCTCAAGACCATGAGTTCCATCCGCCGCTTCGGCACCTTGCCGATGATCGAAGTGGAAAGCGTCGCCTCCCACTCCTACAACGTGGCCATCATGGCCCTGATGATCGCCGATTACGATCCCGACCTCAAGGTCGACCGGGAAGCCCTGCTACGCAAGGCCCTGTTCCACGATTTCGAAGAGACCATCCTGTCGGACATCCCGCATCCCATCAAGCATCGCTTCAAGGGCGGGAAGTTGGGGCAGCTGCTCAAGGAAATCGTGCCGGAACTGGTGGAACAGGAAATCTTCAAGGAACTCCCTCCGCGATTGAAGGATCGTTACGTGAAAGACGCCTTGGGCGCGAAGGAGGATCTGGAGGGCCGTATCGTTTCGGCCGCGGACGCGATGGACATCCTGGTGACCTCGTTGCGCGAATTGAAGTTGGGCAACAGTTACTTCGATCGCATCTTCGACGTTGGGCTGGGCATGCTGGAGAAGTACTCGGAATTCAAGTTCGCGGGCCTGTTCATGGAGAGCGCCAAGCGCTATCGGGCACGGGGCGGGGCGCATTCCAAGCCGACTTTTTCAGACGAGTTCG